A single Limanda limanda chromosome 19, fLimLim1.1, whole genome shotgun sequence DNA region contains:
- the LOC133025772 gene encoding vesicle-associated membrane protein 1-like has protein sequence MALCTLMSTPDGAGTPGAAGGLPGEGGPSAAAPNLTSNRRLQQTQAQVDEVVDIMRVNVDKVLERDQKLSELDDRADALQAGASQFESSAAKLKNKYWWKNCKMMIIMSIIGVICVGVVFLYFFY, from the exons GTCGACTCCAGACGGTGCAGGGACTCCAGGAGCGGCCGGGGGTCTGCCGGGGGAGGGGGGCCCCTCGGCTGCGGCCCCCAACCTGACGAGCAACAGACGACTGCAGCAGACGCAGGCGCAGGTGGACGAG GTGGTGGACATCATGCGCGTGAACGTGGACAAAGTCCTGGAGCGGGACCAGAAGCTGTCGGAGCTGGACGACCGGGCGGACGCGCTGCAGGCCGGAGCTTCGCAGTTCGAGAGCAGCGCCGCCAAACTCAAGAACAAGTACTGGTGGAAGAACTGCAAG aTGATGATCATCATGTCCATTATCGGTGTCATATGTGTGGGAGTCGTCTTCT tgTATTTCTTCTACTGA